A genomic window from Elaeis guineensis isolate ETL-2024a chromosome 3, EG11, whole genome shotgun sequence includes:
- the LOC105041010 gene encoding uncharacterized protein isoform X2, producing MISFLSASRFNLVRSLSALKMARSALDEVTESGAFNRTASTFRNFISKDKSSQFSAEYGRYHLYISYACPWASRCLSVVKIKGLDKAISYTVVKPIWERTKESDQHFGWVFPISGTEEPGAEPDSLNGARSIRELYEIASSNYSGKYTVPVLWDKKLKTIVSNESSDIIRMLNTEFNDIAENADLDLYPSHMQAMIDEVNEWVYDMINNGVYKCGFAKKQGPYDEAVAKLYQALDKSEEILSKQRYICGNALTEADIRLFVTLIRFDEVYAVHFKCNKKLLREYPNLFNYTKDIYQIPGMSSTVNMEHIKKHYYGSHPTINTYGIIPLGPNIDYSSPHDREKFGS from the exons ATGATCTCTTTCCTCTCCGCCTCGCGGTTCAACCTTGTTCGATCCTTATCCGCCTTAAAG ATGGCTCGATCAGCATTGGATGAAGTAACAGAATCTGGTGCATTCAACCGCACAGCATCAACCTTCCGCAACTTTATTTCAAAAGACAAGTCATCCCAGTTTTCTGCAGAATATGGAAGATATCATCTATACATATCATATGCATGCCCTTGGGCATCCAGATGTCTTTCCGTTGTGAAGATCAAAGGGCTTGACAAGGCGATCAGTTACACG GTAGTCAAACCAATATGGGAAAGAACAAAGGAAAGTGATCAGCATTTTGGATGGGTCTTCCCCATTTCTGGCACTGAAGAACCAGGTGCTGAGCCCGACTCTCTGAATGGAGCTAGAAGTATTAGGGAACTTTATGAGATAGCTAGCTCTAATTATTCTGGAAAATATACTGTTCCT GTTTTATGGGATAAAAAACTCAAAACAATTGTGAGCAATGAGAGTTCGGATATAATCCGCATGTTGAACACCGAATTTAATGATATAGCGGAGAATGCTGACTTGGACTTGTACCCCTCTCACATGCAAGCAATGATAGATGAGGTCAATGAATGGGTATATGACATGATAAACAATGGCGTTTATAAATGTGGTTTTGCGAAGAAACAAGGTCCCTATGATGAG GCGGTGGCAAAGTTGTATCAAGCCTTGGACAAAAGTGAGGAGATTCTGAGTAAGCAACGCTATATTTGTGGGAATGCATTGACTGAAGCTGATATTCGCTTGTTTGTCACTCTCATAAGGTTTGATGAG GTTTATGCTGTTCATTTCAAGTGCAACAAAAAGCTCTTGCGTGAATATCCGAATCTGTTCAATTACACCAAAGACATATACCAAATCCCAGGCATGAGCAGCACGGTCAACATGGAACACATAAAGAAGCACTACTACGGAAGCCATCCTACCATAAATACATACGGCATCATCCCACTAGGTCCTAACATTGATTATTCTTCTCCTCATGATAGAGAAAAATTTGGGAGTTAG
- the LOC105041009 gene encoding major pollen allergen Ole e 10 isoform X1, translating to MARRVEASPSLLLFSLLLLLLAGETVQLVQGQKTWCVAKPSSDDATLLANINYACSQVDCSIIQRGCPCFFPDNLISHASIAMNLYYQCRGRNNWNCHFKNSGLVTTTDPSNYQMDYISTPADSQN from the exons ATGGCAAGAAGAGTTGAAGCATCTCCCTCTCTCCTACTCTTCTCTCTTTTACTGCTCCTGCTTGCAG GGGAAACAGTACAGTTGGTGCAAGGACAG AAAACTTGGTGTGTTGCAAAGCCTTCATCCGATGATGCCACTCTGCTAGCAAACATCAACTATGCGTGCTCTCAGGTGGACTGCAGTATAATACAAAGAGGCTGCCCATGCTTCTTCCCAGATAACCTCATATCCCATGCTTCCATAGCCATGAACCTGTACTACCAATGCAGGGGCAGGAACAACTGGAATTGTCACTTTAAGAATTCAGGGCTTGTCACAACAACTGATCCAAGTAATTACCAGATGGACTATATTTCTACACCAGCTGACAGTCAAAATTAA
- the LOC105041010 gene encoding uncharacterized protein isoform X1 has protein sequence MISFLSASRFNLVRSLSALKVFYCYNSKLNYHQNILQMARSALDEVTESGAFNRTASTFRNFISKDKSSQFSAEYGRYHLYISYACPWASRCLSVVKIKGLDKAISYTVVKPIWERTKESDQHFGWVFPISGTEEPGAEPDSLNGARSIRELYEIASSNYSGKYTVPVLWDKKLKTIVSNESSDIIRMLNTEFNDIAENADLDLYPSHMQAMIDEVNEWVYDMINNGVYKCGFAKKQGPYDEAVAKLYQALDKSEEILSKQRYICGNALTEADIRLFVTLIRFDEVYAVHFKCNKKLLREYPNLFNYTKDIYQIPGMSSTVNMEHIKKHYYGSHPTINTYGIIPLGPNIDYSSPHDREKFGS, from the exons ATGATCTCTTTCCTCTCCGCCTCGCGGTTCAACCTTGTTCGATCCTTATCCGCCTTAAAG GTGTTCTATTGCTACAACAGCAAATTGAACTATCATCAGAACATTCTGCAGATGGCTCGATCAGCATTGGATGAAGTAACAGAATCTGGTGCATTCAACCGCACAGCATCAACCTTCCGCAACTTTATTTCAAAAGACAAGTCATCCCAGTTTTCTGCAGAATATGGAAGATATCATCTATACATATCATATGCATGCCCTTGGGCATCCAGATGTCTTTCCGTTGTGAAGATCAAAGGGCTTGACAAGGCGATCAGTTACACG GTAGTCAAACCAATATGGGAAAGAACAAAGGAAAGTGATCAGCATTTTGGATGGGTCTTCCCCATTTCTGGCACTGAAGAACCAGGTGCTGAGCCCGACTCTCTGAATGGAGCTAGAAGTATTAGGGAACTTTATGAGATAGCTAGCTCTAATTATTCTGGAAAATATACTGTTCCT GTTTTATGGGATAAAAAACTCAAAACAATTGTGAGCAATGAGAGTTCGGATATAATCCGCATGTTGAACACCGAATTTAATGATATAGCGGAGAATGCTGACTTGGACTTGTACCCCTCTCACATGCAAGCAATGATAGATGAGGTCAATGAATGGGTATATGACATGATAAACAATGGCGTTTATAAATGTGGTTTTGCGAAGAAACAAGGTCCCTATGATGAG GCGGTGGCAAAGTTGTATCAAGCCTTGGACAAAAGTGAGGAGATTCTGAGTAAGCAACGCTATATTTGTGGGAATGCATTGACTGAAGCTGATATTCGCTTGTTTGTCACTCTCATAAGGTTTGATGAG GTTTATGCTGTTCATTTCAAGTGCAACAAAAAGCTCTTGCGTGAATATCCGAATCTGTTCAATTACACCAAAGACATATACCAAATCCCAGGCATGAGCAGCACGGTCAACATGGAACACATAAAGAAGCACTACTACGGAAGCCATCCTACCATAAATACATACGGCATCATCCCACTAGGTCCTAACATTGATTATTCTTCTCCTCATGATAGAGAAAAATTTGGGAGTTAG
- the LOC105041009 gene encoding major pollen allergen Ole e 10 isoform X2 gives MARRVEASPSLLLFSLLLLLLAGETVQLVQGQKTWCVAKPSSDDATLLANINYACSQVDCSIIQRGCPCFFPDNLISHASIAMNLYYQCRGRNNWNCHFKNSGLVTTTDPSFGSCTYA, from the exons ATGGCAAGAAGAGTTGAAGCATCTCCCTCTCTCCTACTCTTCTCTCTTTTACTGCTCCTGCTTGCAG GGGAAACAGTACAGTTGGTGCAAGGACAG AAAACTTGGTGTGTTGCAAAGCCTTCATCCGATGATGCCACTCTGCTAGCAAACATCAACTATGCGTGCTCTCAGGTGGACTGCAGTATAATACAAAGAGGCTGCCCATGCTTCTTCCCAGATAACCTCATATCCCATGCTTCCATAGCCATGAACCTGTACTACCAATGCAGGGGCAGGAACAACTGGAATTGTCACTTTAAGAATTCAGGGCTTGTCACAACAACTGATCCAA GTTTCGGTAGCTGTACTTATGCCTAA